A single Oryctolagus cuniculus chromosome 16, mOryCun1.1, whole genome shotgun sequence DNA region contains:
- the ATP5F1D gene encoding ATP synthase subunit delta, mitochondrial isoform X1, whose protein sequence is MHPAPAPAVRPAQSRPRRRCREALRMRANGPQGPEAGPGARRPRPRPRGRSGARDPTLPTDSCTRRTTRLHHWPAPERADVGKLPSRGPHPVQDRLAAPHLALGLPRRRGRRKLQPPARSAAHDVNTARHPSGVVVRACAVSGTPAPRRPCASSSSPSRPPASAATAERPLPAFVRRPPPAFVRRRRRHAARRTAPPPGSGPPGAPGTRLRRGRRCRGPRSRPRPDVLYLRLPDAGVLQRRQREAGGRAHADRRLRHPRGARAHRAGAAARAGGGPRRGRHHLQVLREQRLHHGERRLLRAAAGRGGRDAGHAGRGGCPREPGEGAVGAGGGRGRGGQGRGPDPHRGQRSPGEGAGVGGARRAAVAPCVSNLVGGRKLPQTSDGPGSVLWWGVSSQPLPQADRWHSPPSIKHRRPASCERVPWLPPALCGPHASVLSLCCGVGAPGGAVMGWGRGRQADGLTPAPSARAQPQAGGVASRRGPARSHGSPAPSPRGRLPGPHWCRPRRERRPATPRLRPGPTGVPPRDWPRGGAWLGVRSAEVRLCHSPVQVTPQGRPRFPCPDPPLPVPHPGLAAINKTKDTALGPGRGPGPASPHCLGSTRGHAPGWCGSVLARLPWGRRQDPAGRFHLGGGGQVGNNQDSLGVRSWALEPWPPRPPARSSPSLCLPGSPGVIWLPTPAVASPPQCGQQGSPSTPSAPPPPCLTCWE, encoded by the exons ATTCATGCACCAGGCGGACTACTCGTTTGCATCACTGGCCCGCTCCAGAAAGGGCAGACGTCGGGAAACTGCCATCCCGAGGTCCCCATCCCGTGCAGGACCGTCTAGCCGCCCCGCACCTGGCCCTCGGGCTCccccgccgccgcggccggaggAAACTACAACCCCCAGCACGCTCCGCGGCACATGACGTCAACACCGCGCGCCACCCGTCGGGAGTCGTAGTTCGCGCATGCGCCGTTTCGGGAACTCCTGCTCCCAGACGCCCCTGCGCGTcgtcctcctcgccctccaggccGCCCGCGTCCGCCGCAACCGCTGAGCGCCCGTTGCCCGCCTTCGttcgccgcccgccgcccgccttcgttcgccgccgccgccgccatgcTGCCCGCCGCACTGCTCCGCCGCCCGGCTCTGGGCCGCCTGGTGCGCCAGGCACGCGCCTACGCCGAGGCCGCCGCTGCCGCGGCCCCCGCAGCCGGCCCCGGCCAGATGTCCTTTACCTTCGCCTCCCCGACGCAG GTGTTCTTCAACGGCGCCAACGTGAGGCAGGTGGACGTGCCCACGCTGACCGGCGCCTTCGGCATCCTCGCGGCGCACGTGCCCACCGTGCAGGTGCTGCGGCCCGGGCTGGTGGTGGTCCACGCCGAGGACGGCACCACCTCCAAGTACTTCG TGAGCAGCGGCTCCATCACGGTGAACGCCGACTCCTCCGTGCAGCTGCTGGCCGAGGAGGCCGTGACGCTGGACATGCTGGACGTGGGG gctgCCCGCGCGAACCTGGAGAAGGCGCAGTCGGAGCTGGCGGGGGCCGCGGACGAGGCGGCCAGGGCCGAGGTCCAGATCCGCATCGAGGCCAACGAAGCCCTGGTGAAGGCGCTGGAGTAGGCGGGGCCCGGCGCGCTGCAGTCGCCCCCTGCGTCTCGAACCTCGTGGGGGGCCGCAAGCTCCCCCAGACCTCGGACGGGCCGGGGTCTGTCCTCTGGTGGGGGGTCTCCTCGCAGCCCCTTCCCCAAGCTGACCGGTGGCACAGCCCGCCTTCCATTAAACACCGGCGGCCGGCCTCGTGTGAGCGGGTGCCGTGGCTGCCGCCCGCGCTCTGCGGCCCCCACGCCTCTGTCCTCTCCCTGTGCTGTGGGGTTGGGGCCCCTGGGGGGGCGGTGATGGGGTGGGGGCGTGGCCGCCAGGCGGACGGGCTGACTCCTGCGCCCTCTGCCCGGGCTCAGCCCCAGGCTGGCGGTGTGGCCAGCAGGCGAGGCCCCGCCCGCTCCCACGGAAGCCCCGCCCCGAGCCCCCGTGGCCGGCTCCCCGGACCCCACTGGTGTCGGCCCCGCCGCGAACGCAGGCCCGCGACCCCAAGGCTGCGGCCGGGTCCCACCGGGGTGCCGCCCCGGGACTGGCCACGAGGGGGCGCCTGGCTGGGTGTGCGGAGCGCTGAGGTCAGACTGTGTCACAGCCCCGTGCAGGTGACTCCCCAGGGACGCCCCCGCTTCCCCTGCCCGGACCCCCCACTTCCCGTCCCCCATCCTGGTCTGGCTGCTATAAATAAGACCAAGGACACAGCgctggggcctggcaggggcccaggaccggCGTCCCCACACTGCCTCGGCTCCACGCGGGGCCACGCGCCCGGCTGGTGTGGGTCGGTGCTGGccaggctgccctggggcaggaggcaaGACCCGGCTGGGCGCTtccacctgggggggggggggcaggtgggaaACAACCAGGACTCCCTGGGCGTCAGGTCGTGGGCTCTGGAACCCTGGCCCCCGCGACCCCCTGCCCGGAGCtcgcccagcctctgcctgccgggCAGCCCCGGTGTCATCTGGCTGCCCACCCCAGCAGTAGCCTCCCCCCCACAGTGTGGCCAGCAGGGGTCGCCCAGCAcgccctctgccccacccccaccctgtctcACTTGCTGGGAGTAA
- the ATP5F1D gene encoding ATP synthase subunit delta, mitochondrial isoform X2, which yields MLPAALLRRPALGRLVRQARAYAEAAAAAAPAAGPGQMSFTFASPTQVFFNGANVRQVDVPTLTGAFGILAAHVPTVQVLRPGLVVVHAEDGTTSKYFVSSGSITVNADSSVQLLAEEAVTLDMLDVGAARANLEKAQSELAGAADEAARAEVQIRIEANEALVKALE from the exons atgcTGCCCGCCGCACTGCTCCGCCGCCCGGCTCTGGGCCGCCTGGTGCGCCAGGCACGCGCCTACGCCGAGGCCGCCGCTGCCGCGGCCCCCGCAGCCGGCCCCGGCCAGATGTCCTTTACCTTCGCCTCCCCGACGCAG GTGTTCTTCAACGGCGCCAACGTGAGGCAGGTGGACGTGCCCACGCTGACCGGCGCCTTCGGCATCCTCGCGGCGCACGTGCCCACCGTGCAGGTGCTGCGGCCCGGGCTGGTGGTGGTCCACGCCGAGGACGGCACCACCTCCAAGTACTTCG TGAGCAGCGGCTCCATCACGGTGAACGCCGACTCCTCCGTGCAGCTGCTGGCCGAGGAGGCCGTGACGCTGGACATGCTGGACGTGGGG gctgCCCGCGCGAACCTGGAGAAGGCGCAGTCGGAGCTGGCGGGGGCCGCGGACGAGGCGGCCAGGGCCGAGGTCCAGATCCGCATCGAGGCCAACGAAGCCCTGGTGAAGGCGCTGGAGTAG
- the MIDN gene encoding midnolin has protein sequence MGGVTLAHAHTRGLHTPPPPPPSAVASESRQFLLFEIFAVGAPQQRLGRAGLAEEVSDFLSGRSPLTLALRVGDHMMFVQLQLAAQHTPLQHRHVLAAAAAAAAAARGDPSIATPVASPCRPVSGAARVPPVPASPPPTPVTAGSFRSHAASAACPEVDCSPAASSSASPGASTSSPPGGSPAARARTPGAVIESFVNHAPGVFSGTFSGTLHPNCQDSSGRPRRDIGTILQILNDLLSATRQYQGVPPSLSQLRCHAQCAPGPPSPDLAPKTTSAPPAALLQGQSQIRMCKPPGDRLRQTENRATRCKVERLQVLLQQRRMRRKARRDARGPYHWPPSRKASSGGGGGGGGGGSPGEAAGLGLDFEDSVWKPEVNPDIKSEFVVA, from the exons ATGGGCGGGGTGACCTTGGCCCACGCTCACACCCGGGGCCTGcacacaccccccccacccccccccagtGCTGTGGCCTCCGAGAGCCGGCAGTTTCTCCTTTTCGAAATCTTTGCGGTGGGGGC cccccagcagcgcctgggccgggccgggctggccGAGGAG GTCAGTGACTTCTTGTCGGGCCGCTCGCCGTTGACCCTGGCGCTGAGAGTGGGCGACCACATGATGTTTGTGCAGCTGCAGCTGGCCGCCCAGCACACCCCGCTGCAGCACCGGCACGTgctggccgccgcagccgccgcggccgccgccgcccgagGAGACCCTAGCATCGCGACCCCCGTGGCTTCTCCCTGCCGGCCCGTGTCCGGCGCCGCCCGAGTCCCCCCAGTGCccgccagccctccccccacgccTGTCACAGCCGGCTCCTTCCGGTCCCACGCAGCCTCCGCCGCCTGCCCCGAG GTGGACTGCTCCCCCGCCGCCAgcagcagcgccagccctggtgcCAGCACGTCGTCCCCCCCGGGGGGCAGCCCTGCCGCCCGCGCCCGCACCCCCGGAGCCGTCATCGAGAGCTTCGTGAACCACGCCCCGGGGGTCTTCTCAGGGACCTTCTCCG GCACGCTGCACCCCAACTGCCAGGACAGCAGCGGGCGGCCGCGGCGGGACATCGGCACCATCCTGCAGATCCTCAACGACCTGCTGAGCGCCACGCGGCAGTACCAGGGCGTGCCGCCCTCCCTCAGCCAGCTGCGCTGCCACGCCCAGTGCGCGCCCGGCCCGCCCAGCCCCGACCTCGCCCCCAAGACTACCTCGGCGCCCCCAGCCGCCCTGctgcagggccagagccagaTCCGCATGTGCAAGCCCCCCG GGGACCGGCTGCGGCAGACGGAGAACCGCGCCACGCGCTGCAAGGTGGAGCGCCTGCAGGTGCTGTTGCAGCAGCGGCGCATGCGCAGGAAGGCCCGGCGGGACGCCCGCGGCCCCTACCACTGGCCGCCCAGCCGCAAGgccagcagcggcggcgggggcggcggcggcgggggcggcagcCCCGGCGAGGCCGCCGGCCTGGGCCTGGACTTCGAGGACTCCGTGTGGAAGCCGGAAGTCAACCCCGACATCAAGTCCGAGTTCGTGGTCGCCTAG
- the CIRBP gene encoding cold-inducible RNA-binding protein isoform X1, whose translation MASDEGKLFVGGLSFDTNERSLEQVFSKYGQIAEVVVVKDRETQRSRGFGFVTFENVDDAKDAMMAMNGKSVDGRQIRVDQAGKAADGRSRGYRGGPAGGRGFFRGGRGRGPSRGGGDRGYGGSRFESRSGGYGGSRDYYGSRSQGGGYGDRSSGGSYRDGYDSYAAHE comes from the exons ATGGCGTCGGACGAGGGCAAGCTGTTCGTGGGCGGCCTGAGCTTCGACACGAACGAGCGGTCGCTGGAGCAGGTGTTCTCCAAGTACGGGCAGATCGCGGAAG TGGTGGTCGTGAAAGACCGGGAGACGCAGCGCTCGCGGGGCTTCGGCTTCGTTACCTTCGAGAACGTCGACGACGCCAAGGACGCCATGATGGCCATGAACGGCAAG TCCGTGGACGGGCGGCAGATCCGCGTGGACCAGGCCGGCAAGGCGGCGGACGGCCGCTCCCGAGGGTACCGAGGAGGCCCCGCCGGGGGCCGGGGCTTCTTCCGCGGGGGCCGCGGCCGCGGGCCGTCCAGAG gaggcgGGGACCGCGGCTACGGGGgcagccggttcgagtcccggagcGGGGGCTACGGAGGCTCGAGGGACTACTACGGCAG CCGGAGCCAGGGCGGCGGCTATGGGGACCGGAGCTCGGGCGGCTCCTACAGAGACGGCTACGACAGCTACG CTGCCCACGAGTAA
- the CIRBP gene encoding cold-inducible RNA-binding protein isoform X2 yields the protein MASDEGKLFVGGLSFDTNERSLEQVFSKYGQIAEVVVVKDRETQRSRGFGFVTFENVDDAKDAMMAMNGKSVDGRQIRVDQAGKAADGRSRGYRGGPAGGRGFFRGGRGRGPSRGGGDRGYGGSRFESRSGGYGGSRDYYGSRSQGGGYGDRSSGGSYRDGYDSYG from the exons ATGGCGTCGGACGAGGGCAAGCTGTTCGTGGGCGGCCTGAGCTTCGACACGAACGAGCGGTCGCTGGAGCAGGTGTTCTCCAAGTACGGGCAGATCGCGGAAG TGGTGGTCGTGAAAGACCGGGAGACGCAGCGCTCGCGGGGCTTCGGCTTCGTTACCTTCGAGAACGTCGACGACGCCAAGGACGCCATGATGGCCATGAACGGCAAG TCCGTGGACGGGCGGCAGATCCGCGTGGACCAGGCCGGCAAGGCGGCGGACGGCCGCTCCCGAGGGTACCGAGGAGGCCCCGCCGGGGGCCGGGGCTTCTTCCGCGGGGGCCGCGGCCGCGGGCCGTCCAGAG gaggcgGGGACCGCGGCTACGGGGgcagccggttcgagtcccggagcGGGGGCTACGGAGGCTCGAGGGACTACTACGGCAG CCGGAGCCAGGGCGGCGGCTATGGGGACCGGAGCTCGGGCGGCTCCTACAGAGACGGCTACGACAGCTACG GTTGA
- the FAM174C gene encoding protein FAM174C — MGPRVRLPLPLLLPALLLGAAAATPSPPRSAQARLSPPPAVTNGSQPDAPHNSTRAWPAGAPGSALQRSFYVVMGLGGLAALYFLIRAIRLKKPQQRRRYGLLADTEDSPEVASLDSDEETVLDTRSPR, encoded by the exons ATGGGACCGCGCGTGcggctgccgctgccgctgctgctgccagcGCTCCTACtcggggccgcggcggccacgCCCTCGCCCCCGCGCTCTGCGCAAGCCAGGCTGTCGCCTCCGCCCGCCGTGACGAACGGGAGCCAGCCGGACGCTCCGCACAACAGCACGCGCGCGTGGCCGGCGGGCGCGCCGGGCTCCGCGCTGCAGCGCTCCTTCTACGTGGTCATGGGCCTCGGCGGCCTGGCCGCGCTCTACTTCCTCATCCGGGCTATCAG GCTGAAGAAGCCACAGCAGCGGAGGAGGTACGGGCTCCTGGCCGACACCGAGGACTCCCCCGAGGTGGCCTCGCTGGACAGCGATGAGGAGACCGTGCTGGACACGAGGAGCCCCCGATG A
- the EFNA2 gene encoding ephrin-A2, with protein MAPAQRPLLPLLLLLLPLPPPPPCARAEDAARANSDRYAVYWNRSNPRFHAGAAGDGGGYTVEVSINDYLDIYCPHYGAPLPPAERMEHYVLYMVNGEGHASCDHRQRGFKRWECNRPAAPGGPLKFSEKFQLFTPFSLGFEFRPGHEYYYISATPPNAVDRPCLRLKVYVRPTNETLYEAPEPIFTSNSSCSGLGGCRLLLCTVPVLWSLLGS; from the exons ATGGCGCCCGCGCAGCGcccgctgctgccgctgctgctgctgctgctgccgctgccgccgccgccgccctgcgCGCGCGCGGAGGACGCCGCCCGCGCCAACTCGGACCGCTACGCCGTGTACTGGAACCGCAGCAACCCCAG GTTCCACGCGGGCGCGGCGGGCGACGGCGGCGGCTACACGGTGGAGGTGAGCATCAACGACTACCTGGACATCTACTGCCCGCACTACGGGGCGCCGCTGCCCCCGGCCGAGCGCATGGAGCACTACGTGCTGTACATGGTCAACGGCGAGGGCCACGCCTCCTGCGACCACCGGCAGCGCGGCTTCAAGCGCTGGGAGTGCAACCGGCCGGCGGCGCCGGGGGGCCCGCTCAAGTTCTCGGAGAAGTTCCAGCTCTTCACCCCCTTCTCCCTGGGCTTCGAGTTCCGCCCGGGCCACGAGTACTACTACATCT CTGCCACGCCCCCCAACGCCGTGGACCGGCCCTGCCTGCGCTTGAAGGTTTACGTGCGGCCGACCA ACGAGACGCTGTACGAGGCGCCGGAGCCCATCTTCACCAGCAACAGCTCCTGCAGCGGCCTGGGCGGCTGCCGGCTCCTCCTCTGCACCGTGCCCGTCCTCTGGAGCCTGCTGGGCTCCTAG